A genomic stretch from Lathyrus oleraceus cultivar Zhongwan6 chromosome 2, CAAS_Psat_ZW6_1.0, whole genome shotgun sequence includes:
- the LOC127121169 gene encoding putative transcription factor bHLH086 gives MALTNNNILYSSILNTKFQSCVFDEAAMEINNVMSRGINEEEEEDGSQSNESASASTHSPTLCDNTKKGYVYNNTSYELEEDESLINFKGNDDEYYENLMQGSESLLSFQQSWNMVSSDNSLQQWNHLSPKSITNLCMVQGFNSFETSSGSYGSILNSAKEKQNGESSCGWLYSDPNVPCDDDDRLIKESETHDSVAKKRYSSMGENMQPANAKKPCTNASKAAKPKSNPSKDPQSVAAKNRRERISERLRILQELVPNGSKVDLVTMLEKAISYVKFLQLQVKVLAADEFWPVNGGKAPDIGQVKQAIDEILSSQR, from the exons ATGGCACTGACCAACAACAATATTCTATATAGTTCTATCCTTAACACCAAGTTTCAATCTTGTGTTTTTGATGAGGCAGCAATGGAGATTAACAATGTTATGTCTCGTGGTATcaatgaagaagaagaagaagatggttCACAAAGCAATGAATCAGCTTCAGCTTCTACTCATTCTCCTACGCTATGTGATAATACCAAAAAAGGGTATGTTTATAACAATACAAGCTACGAACTTGAAGAAGATGAGTCTTTGATTAACTTCAAAGGTAATGATGATGAGTATTATGAGAATCTCATGCAAGGTAGTGAATCTTTGCTTAGCTTTCAGCAGAGCTGGAATATGGTCTCTAGTGACAACAGTTTGCAGCAATGGAATCATCTTAGTCCTAAAAGCATCACAAACTTGTGCATGGTTCAAGGTTTCAATAGCTTTGAAACTTCTAGTGGAAGCTATGGATCCATATTAAATAGTGCTAAAGAGAAGCAAAATGGTGAAAGTTCATGTGGGTGGTTATATTCTGATCCAAATGTCCcttgtgatgatgatgataggTTAATAAAAGAGTCGGAAACTCATGATTCTGTCGCGAAGAAGCGTTATTCTTCGATG GGAGAGAACATGCAACCTGCTAATGCAAAGAAGCCATGCACAAATGCAAGTAAAGCGGCCAAACCGAAGTCAAATCCATCCAAAGATCCTCAAAGTGTTGCTGCCAAG AATAGAAGAGAGAGAATAAGTGAGAGACTCAGGATCCTACAAGAACTTGTTCCCAATGGTTCCAAG GTTGATTTGGTTACCATGTTGGAAAAAGCAATTAGTTATGTGAAGTTTCTTCAATTGCAAGTCAAG GTGTTGGCAGCTGATGAATTTTGGCCAGTGAATGGTGGAAAAGCTCCTGACATTGGTCAAGTAAAACAAGCCATTGATGAAATTCTTTCATCTCAAAGATGA
- the LOC127122083 gene encoding uncharacterized protein LOC127122083, protein MYFVIANRLLKKFEYVDIKHVPRIKNQEANDLAQITSGYRISKEKLEELVEVRGKAMTARLSPTDLESTHLGYANKEEFEVLAIDTLIDIDWRNPIINYLKDPSTDTERKTKYRALSYILIGNELFKKTPEGILLKCLGEREAYLELSSVHSGACGAHQAGHKMKWLLFRYGMYWPTMLKDCIEFAKGCQECQVHTGIQHAPASELHTIIKPWPFRGWALDLIGEIIPHSSKGQRYILVGNDYFTKWVEVVPLVNVDQEIVIEFIQRQILYRFGIPESITTNQGSVFTGRKMQEFAKEIGFKLLTSTPYYAQANGQVEAANKVIIGLIKKHVGKKPKNWHKTLDQALWACRTSPKEATNTTPFQLTFAHDAVLPVEVYLQSVRIQREGEIPSDLYWEMMINELVDLDEERLHALEVLRRQKERVARAYNKRVKGKTFTTSVLVWKVILPMDRKNKALGKWSPHWEGLAEDRRILKVNGKYLKRYKPFMHEVRIITA, encoded by the coding sequence atgTACTTCGTCATTGCGAATAGGTTACTCAAAAAATTCGAGTACGTCGACATAAAACATGTTCCTAGAATAAAAAACCAAGAGGCTAATGACTTAGCACAAATAACCTCAGGGTATAGAATTTCAAAAGAAAAGCTAGAAGAGCTTGTCGAAGTAAGAGGAAAGGCAATGACCGCCAGATTATCTCCAACGGATTTGGAAAGCACCCACTTAGGATATGCTAACAAAGAGGAGTTTGAAGTACTGGCCATTGATACCTTGATAGATATAGACTGGAGGAATCCAATTATTAATTATCTCAAGGACCCTTCGACAGACACGGAAAGAAAAACCAAGTACAGGGCTCTATCTTATATATTGATAGGGAATGAATTATTCAAGAAAACCCCTGAAGGGATCCTGTTGAAATGCTTAGGAGAAAGAGAAGCTTACTTGGAATTATCCAGTGTACACAGTGGAGCTTGTGGAGCACATCAGgcaggccataagatgaaatggttgcTTTTCAGATATGGAATGTATTGGCCCACCATGTTAAAAGATTGTATAGAGTTTGCTAAGGGTTGCCAGGAATGTCAAGTACACACAGGAATTCAACATGCTCCTGCAAGCGAACTTCATACGATTATTAAGCCTTGGCCCTTCAGAGGTTGGGCATTAGATCTAATTGGTGAGATTATACCCCATTCATCCAAAGGTCAAAGATACATACTTGTAGGAAAtgactatttcactaaatgggtcGAAGTAGTACCTCTAGTAAATGTGGACCAAGAGATTGTTATCGAATTCATTCAAAGACAAATTTTATACAGATTTGGAATCCCAGAAAGTATAACAACAAATCAAGGATCAGTctttactggtcgaaagatgcaagaatttGCGAAGGAAATAGGGTTCAAATTATTAACATCCACACCCtattatgctcaagccaatgggcaagttgaagcagccaacaaaGTGATAATTGGGCTAATAAAAAAGCATGTAGGGAAAAAGCCaaaaaattggcacaaaactTTAGACCAAGCACTCTGGGCTTGTCGAACCTCCCCTAAAGAAGCCACCAACACTACACCTTTCCAGCTTACATTTGCACATGATGCAGTACTACCTGTCGAAGTCTACTTACAATCAGTGAGAATCCAAAGAGAAGGAGAAATCCCATCTGATTTATACTGGGAAATGATGATAAATGAGCTGGTGGATTTGGACGAAGAAAGGTTACATGCGTTAGAAGTATTAAGAAGACAGAAGGAGAGGGTAGCGAGGGCATACAATAAGAGGGTCAAAGGTAAAACTTTTACTACGAGTGTTTTAGTATGGAAAGTCATATTGCCTATGGATCGAAAGAATAAGGCATTAGGAAAATGGTCTCCACATTGGGAAGGACTAGCAGAGGATCGAAGGATCCTAAAagtaaatggaaaatacttaaaGAGGTATAAACCATTTATGCACGAAGTTAGAATCATAACAGCATAG